One Drosophila santomea strain STO CAGO 1482 chromosome X, Prin_Dsan_1.1, whole genome shotgun sequence DNA segment encodes these proteins:
- the LOC120456454 gene encoding uncharacterized protein LOC120456454 yields the protein MAVGAKTPMTILCLSIFLAGHALGASISTSTSGGLQGRAQRIAECRELCYRQSMPVVTPPLLCRSRPECYMCHDYCRVLDVVQRSLATSMCADREFCTRGCRVACSYHRLRIFQFPQELATANAVIKQ from the coding sequence ATGGCTGTAGGAGCGAAAACCCCGATGACCATCCTGTGTCTGAGCATCTTTCTCGCTGGTCATGCGCTGGGCgcatccatatccacatccacatccggAGGACTACAAGGACGAGCACAGAGGATCGCCGAGTGCAGGGAGCTCTGCTACCGCCAGTCCATGCCAGTGGTCACACCACCGCTGCTCTGCCGATCCCGGCCAGAGTGCTACATGTGCCACGACTACTGCCGCGTCCTCGACGTTGTCCAGCGCAGTCTGGCCACCTCCATGTGCGCGGACCGGGAGTTCTGCACCCGCGGATGCCGGGTGGCCTGCTCGTACCATCGCCTGAGGATATTCCAGTTCCCCCAGGAACTGGCCACTGCCAATGCGGTGATCAAGCAGTGA